The sequence below is a genomic window from Glycine max cultivar Williams 82 chromosome 20, Glycine_max_v4.0, whole genome shotgun sequence.
AACAgaagaatcaaaatttgatgCGTCCTCCTTTGAAGTTGCTGTCCATGCTGGTGGCAAAAAAAATGCTTCGTTAAGTCCACAGAATTGATATTTTCTAAGTTTCTGTTTTTTTCAATGACATGACCGCATCATTGGCAATGAATTGTGGTCGAGGAGACACGATAATTAGGAGAAACCAACCAGTTTGAAAGACTAGCATCAACTGCAATTTCTGGCAATAGAGGCATGGACTGAAGGGCATTTGATTCCAAGCTGCAAGGTGAGAAATTCAAGCTTGCTTCAGAGACTAAGGGCATGTTTGTATGTTGCTTTGATGGAACATTCTCCTTCCTCGTGTGCTTGCTTGATGATACAACTTTTGTTTTGATTGCTTTCCACTGTGTGAGATTCTCCACAGGGATCAGAACAGAATGCATGTCCTTGCTTCTGTCTCCTCCACTTAAATTGGATTTCAGCTCAGCTTCATCTAGCATCTGATTCCTTATCTTATCTTCTGCCAGAGAAGGATAGCATGACTCCGCCAACTCTTTCTGTTTAGTGTTTGCATCACATACCTCAGCCTCATCATTTTCCAAACTTCCATCACAACCATCATCATCCCAATCATACTCATCATCATCAAATTCATTGTCATCGTCATCCTCATAGTCATCAATGTCAGAATCCTCATATGCCATTTCATCCTCCTGATCATCATATCCATCTCCGCAATTGTAATATCTATGATTAGAAGGGTATCTCACTGGCAAGGCTGCAGATCCTTCTGTTTCTGCAGCATGGTTcctattttcttcttcctcattaTTCAATACCTGATAAGCTGTGGGGTTTGGCTCATATACCTGTACATTCAAATTGAAGGTAACTTTCTTCTTCTTGCTTTTAACACTATTCTGCTCCTTAACTTCATCTCTTcctctgaaaaataaaataaatataaataaataaataacctaTCTTATCTACACATTCACATAACACATCAAGGTAAACGAAGAGAGAGTAATAAATACTAACCTGAAATCAGAATCAGGGATAGTGAATTTTTCGGTTATGGCAAGAGCTTCATAATTTCCATATTTCTGCTAGATAATACAATTAtcttttaaagttttaattgataagtGGCAATCTAGATCAAGTATGaacatatttttatacaaatattaCAAATTAAGAACAAAGGAATGGGGTGTGTACTTACTTGGTGTCCAGCTAGGACTTTGTAGATAGTCTTTCTACGCTTTCTTTTGTTGGATAGACCAAAACATGCCATGAAACAACCCATGTCTAttgggaagaggaagaggataaGGGGGAGGAATGTTGTTGATAAGGTGGCATATAATGAATGAAAGTAACTGAGTCAGAAACTGACATGCATGCCacccagagagagagagagagagagaagggagagGAACATGTGACAAGTTTAAAAGCCGTTTGGCTCCAAAGAATTTCGAAAATATTAACGTTAGGCTTTTAATGATGATTGTGGGCACAAGAGTATTTTAATAATGTAAGAATGAAAGGTAGGGACAACATTGGTTACTTTGTCTCATATCTGAAAAATCTTTTGCTCTCCTATATTTGACTACTTGTCGTTATagcaagaaaggaaaatgcctTGTATTTAATCTTCTTGAAACCGGATTGGGTAGTGAATTTGTGAAGCTTCCGTTTTAAAACATCTTGTCAATTTGATAGGTAAAAATGAATGGCATTGTAGAAAATCATGGAAACAAGTTTTTCTCCGTAAACAAAATGATCGGAtggttcatgatttttttataaccatgttattgatataaaataatttattaattttatcaatatttaatcTCTACTGATAAATTTAACTCATCAGTTTTAATGAATTGTCGAAAAATCGAATGGTTCATGGTTTACATCAACTAATTGTTTTAATCAATTGCTAAATTACCTTGCCACTCTTCAAATTAAAGTCGTGCTTTTGCAAAATTAATGTCTTGAATGGTTGGCATATCTATAACATAAATGTCCAGCtagatcataatttttttaatacttcttGTTTTACTGCGTTTTTAATACTTCTATGTCATGCTATGTAGTACTATTTTGGTCGAAGAAAATATCGTAAGCCATATCTAGAACGTGGAATCATTCGCAGTACCATAAACTATGTTTCTATTTAAGCTACTTTGATATTCAAGTAGAACTAcgaatattttcattattttgcttTTAACTTACAAGAGTTATTATACTACTTATGTATCGAGACAATAATTTAGGCGTtcactttgaaatttgaatcaaaCACTTGATTTTTCATCCCTTTTTGTTGAGTTACTGCTTTGCTTTATTCaaagaagaataataaaattcttTACCCAAAAGAAAGTATCACTTGCTAGTGACTACTTTACTCATAGTTTGGTAGTatgtaatgaaataaaattgagaaaaaaatgtttgaattaaagtatAGTATAATGAAAGTAAAGgattcactttaattttttttcacttctcctCTACCAGACTATGCATTAGCCtgttaattaaaaagaatttacaaTTTTACTTAATAGGTAATTAATCCTGATAGTTATCAATCACGAATAATAGTGGTTTCAAATCTtcacaatatttattattattttaaaatcaacaaaatatatataatatggtggtttgaaaattatatttggaAAGATTATTGATGCTCTTCTATTTCTAATTGGAAGTGAGACAAACTTGCAAGAGTTGAGATGACAACGTTGACGTGCTTCATGTGTCCATCTCTGGTGAGTTTGGAAGACAAGAGAGATTAAGAATTAGATGCAGCAACAGCATGTCAGTTAATATTCGAAGGGAGCCCGAACCCGCTAACGACGTTGGTGAAAGCGTTTGCTCCCGCCATGGTGGCCAATCTGGGTCTGGGCTTCCACTTCCTAGGCTGCACTGTGGACGAACTCGGAGACATTGTATCAGTGAAGATGCCCCAAACAAGCTCAGCAAAAACCCTCTTTGGAATTGCGCTTGCATTTCCGCCATCGAAGTCATGAAAATTGTCGTCGATAATGGGGGGTTTTGTGCTGATTGGGAGCTACTCGTCGCTGGAGTTGATGTCGTTGAATTTTCTTGCAGAGGAGAAGAAGTTGTATTTCGTTCgctgattttaaaattatatttgttttattttattaatttcaaaataagaataaatatagCGACGGTTTTTAACCGTCACTTTTCAACTTAATAATTGTCAGGATTTATCACCTAGCTGAAATTCATTCAATTTGAGGAAAATTATccaattggataaaattaaaaaacaaaaggataCAATTACATactaaaaaacttaattaaacactcaaaataaactaaaagtGCATTttgatagagaattttaattgagCAAAgaaatttatcagagaatttaaatttctgtaatctaaaatttattgtttgaatgtttttttttataaaaaatttaaatttttggaattttaaaacagaattttaaatagttaaaggTGTGAAATTTCATTTTGCTTCTGaaatgtgagaaattgaaattttcttat
It includes:
- the LOC100815399 gene encoding protein PFC0760c isoform X1, with the protein product MGCFMACFGLSNKRKRRKTIYKVLAGHQQKYGNYEALAITEKFTIPDSDFRGRDEVKEQNSVKSKKKKVTFNLNVQVYEPNPTAYQVLNNEEEENRNHAAETEGSAALPVRYPSNHRYYNCGDGYDDQEDEMAYEDSDIDDYEDDDDNEFDDDEYDWDDDGCDGSLENDEAEVCDANTKQKELAESCYPSLAEDKIRNQMLDEAELKSNLSGGDRSKDMHSVLIPVENLTQWKAIKTKVVSSSKHTRKENVPSKQHTNMPLVSEASLNFSPCSLESNALQSMPLLPEIAVDASLSNWLVSPNYRVSSTTIHCQ
- the LOC100815399 gene encoding protein PFC0760c isoform X2; the encoded protein is MGCFMACFGLSNKRKRRKTIYKVLAGHQKYGNYEALAITEKFTIPDSDFRGRDEVKEQNSVKSKKKKVTFNLNVQVYEPNPTAYQVLNNEEEENRNHAAETEGSAALPVRYPSNHRYYNCGDGYDDQEDEMAYEDSDIDDYEDDDDNEFDDDEYDWDDDGCDGSLENDEAEVCDANTKQKELAESCYPSLAEDKIRNQMLDEAELKSNLSGGDRSKDMHSVLIPVENLTQWKAIKTKVVSSSKHTRKENVPSKQHTNMPLVSEASLNFSPCSLESNALQSMPLLPEIAVDASLSNWLVSPNYRVSSTTIHCQ